A window from Leptothermofonsia sichuanensis E412 encodes these proteins:
- a CDS encoding DUF3386 domain-containing protein, with amino-acid sequence MTANLSARDLFRAAYENRYTWDKNFPGYTANVQLRTGDNVYTGKIRINADLSFDVMDVADEEAKKAIHGQVWEIAVHRVRRPFEETHGKNTFEYGETDATGAVEILVGGKAEGDRYKVRNNEVCLVHRHIHGVVVTINTFSTIDTGAGYLSHTYDSVYHDAKTGEPKGGRQEFEDSYEQIDGYWIMTRRLIKTETDSKPTTTEFSFSKIALLQPVAV; translated from the coding sequence ATGACAGCCAACCTGTCTGCTCGCGATCTGTTTCGGGCTGCTTACGAAAATCGCTACACCTGGGATAAAAACTTCCCCGGCTACACCGCAAACGTTCAACTCAGGACGGGTGATAACGTCTACACAGGCAAGATTCGGATCAATGCTGACTTAAGCTTTGATGTCATGGATGTGGCGGATGAGGAAGCGAAAAAAGCGATTCACGGTCAGGTCTGGGAAATTGCGGTACACCGGGTCCGGCGTCCGTTTGAGGAAACCCACGGCAAAAACACGTTTGAGTATGGGGAAACCGATGCAACGGGTGCTGTTGAGATTCTGGTAGGGGGTAAGGCAGAGGGCGATCGCTATAAGGTACGGAACAACGAAGTGTGTCTGGTTCACCGCCACATTCATGGTGTTGTTGTTACCATTAACACCTTCAGCACGATCGACACTGGCGCAGGCTACCTCTCCCACACCTATGACTCGGTCTATCACGATGCCAAAACAGGGGAACCAAAGGGAGGGCGTCAGGAGTTTGAAGACAGCTACGAGCAGATAGATGGTTACTGGATCATGACTCGCCGGTTAATTAAAACCGAAACCGATAGCAAGCCAACCACTACCGAATTTTCTTTCTCAAAGATAGCGTTGTTACAGCCTGTGGCTGTTTAG
- a CDS encoding shikimate dehydrogenase, with the protein MITGKTKLLGVIGYPIEHSLSPIMHNAAIAHLGLDYAYLPFPIPPAKLEPAIAGFDAIGVQGFSITIPHKQAILPLLASVTEIAQAVGAVNTVWHSQQGWSGTNTDVEGFLAPLKSLARDWSQVVAVILGNGGASRAVVAGCHQLGCAEIHVVGRDSEKLEKFLKSWMHSPLNVNLKVHTWSNLAELLPGADLLVNTTPVGMAPHSARSPLSPAEVDLLPSNLIAYDLIYTPNPTLFLQQAQGKGAIALDGLEMLVQQGAAALRIWLQQEVPIDVMRRSLRQHLGWE; encoded by the coding sequence GTGATTACCGGTAAAACAAAGCTTCTGGGCGTCATCGGCTATCCGATTGAGCACTCGCTGTCTCCCATCATGCACAATGCGGCGATCGCCCATCTGGGGCTTGATTACGCTTACCTGCCATTTCCTATCCCGCCAGCAAAGTTAGAGCCAGCAATTGCCGGGTTTGATGCGATCGGGGTGCAGGGATTCAGTATTACCATTCCCCATAAACAGGCAATCTTGCCCCTGCTGGCCAGCGTTACAGAAATTGCTCAGGCGGTGGGAGCTGTTAATACGGTCTGGCACAGCCAGCAGGGGTGGAGTGGTACCAATACGGATGTAGAAGGCTTTCTCGCTCCTCTCAAGTCATTGGCACGGGATTGGTCCCAGGTGGTTGCGGTCATCCTGGGGAATGGAGGTGCTTCCAGGGCGGTGGTTGCTGGATGTCATCAATTGGGTTGTGCTGAAATTCATGTGGTTGGTCGGGATAGTGAGAAACTGGAGAAATTTTTGAAGAGCTGGATGCACTCTCCTCTGAATGTGAATTTAAAAGTTCATACCTGGAGTAATCTGGCAGAATTGCTGCCCGGTGCAGATTTGTTAGTGAATACAACCCCTGTTGGCATGGCACCCCACAGTGCGCGATCGCCCCTCAGCCCCGCTGAAGTTGATTTGCTCCCATCCAACCTGATTGCCTATGACCTGATCTACACGCCCAACCCAACCCTGTTTCTGCAACAGGCGCAGGGGAAAGGGGCGATCGCGCTGGATGGGCTGGAAATGCTCGTTCAACAGGGAGCGGCTGCCCTGCGTATCTGGCTCCAGCAGGAAGTTCCCATTGATGTCATGCGGCGATCGCTGCGTCAGCATTTAGGTTGGGAATAG
- the minC gene encoding septum site-determining protein MinC, whose protein sequence is MTDASSPSIPIVSQDSSDSDRSQQVRLKSEGGKLLLLLPPEGEGGEDNPAAIFNWEEIWQQLKQRLDAGERFWQPDTTVHLIARDRLLDGRQLQAIADALTDSQLQLKRVYTSRRQTAVAAATAGYSVEQQSSISHLTQSSPESGQVMADPLYVETTLRSGADIQHNGTVVVLGDVNPGGTITAEGDILVWGRLRGVAHAGSKGNPRCLIMALQMEPTQLRIADFVARAPESTLTDYYPEVAYVTSQGAIQIVRAYDFSRSRYH, encoded by the coding sequence ATGACTGATGCGTCGTCACCCTCCATACCCATTGTTTCCCAGGATTCATCTGATAGCGACCGGAGCCAGCAGGTTCGGTTAAAAAGTGAGGGAGGAAAATTATTGTTGTTGCTGCCACCTGAAGGCGAGGGTGGCGAAGACAATCCTGCTGCGATTTTTAACTGGGAAGAGATCTGGCAGCAGCTCAAACAACGGTTGGATGCGGGGGAACGCTTCTGGCAACCCGATACAACCGTTCATTTAATCGCCAGAGATCGGCTCCTGGATGGACGCCAGTTGCAGGCGATCGCCGATGCCCTGACGGACTCCCAACTTCAGCTTAAGCGGGTTTACACCAGCCGCCGTCAGACCGCTGTTGCCGCCGCAACAGCGGGCTACTCCGTTGAACAGCAATCTTCTATCAGTCACCTGACCCAGTCTTCCCCAGAGTCCGGGCAGGTGATGGCCGATCCTCTCTATGTGGAAACCACTCTCCGCTCTGGTGCCGATATTCAGCATAACGGCACCGTAGTTGTGCTGGGCGATGTGAACCCCGGTGGCACGATTACGGCTGAAGGGGACATTCTTGTCTGGGGACGGTTGCGGGGCGTGGCACATGCCGGCAGTAAAGGGAACCCCCGCTGTCTGATCATGGCGCTCCAGATGGAACCGACCCAACTGCGGATTGCTGATTTCGTTGCCAGAGCGCCAGAGTCAACATTGACAGATTATTACCCTGAAGTGGCTTATGTAACTTCTCAGGGTGCCATTCAAATTGTCAGAGCGTATGATTTCTCGCGATCGAGGTACCATTAA
- a CDS encoding lysine N(6)-hydroxylase/L-ornithine N(5)-oxygenase family protein, whose amino-acid sequence MQLQGERILIIGGGLTSGHLAIGAIQRGAQVLLMSRRPVYEKLFDADPGWLGPKYLKGFWAEPDWNIRWQIIQQARNGGSMTPAMLTQLRRLQREGRIVFYEQCQVSQARWKDDHWQVCCDHGALRECILHQPIDRIWCATGSQLDATKHPLLQSILETYPTDIVNGLPVVGECLRWRDCELFIMGGLAALRTGPTARNLSGARAISDRIVPALAKSSLALSWALQNRSIN is encoded by the coding sequence TTGCAACTTCAAGGTGAACGAATTCTGATTATCGGGGGTGGACTGACCAGTGGACACCTGGCTATTGGTGCCATTCAACGCGGGGCACAGGTATTACTCATGTCTCGCCGCCCTGTTTACGAAAAATTGTTTGATGCCGATCCAGGCTGGCTAGGTCCAAAATATCTCAAGGGTTTTTGGGCAGAACCTGATTGGAACATTCGCTGGCAAATAATTCAACAGGCGCGCAATGGGGGTTCTATGACTCCAGCGATGCTGACTCAACTACGTCGCTTGCAGCGAGAGGGGCGGATTGTGTTTTATGAGCAGTGTCAGGTTTCTCAAGCCAGATGGAAGGACGACCACTGGCAGGTGTGTTGTGATCATGGAGCCTTGCGTGAATGTATTCTGCATCAACCGATTGACCGCATCTGGTGCGCCACAGGTAGCCAGTTAGACGCAACAAAGCACCCACTGTTACAAAGTATTTTAGAGACGTATCCAACTGATATTGTGAACGGATTACCTGTTGTGGGTGAATGCTTACGCTGGCGGGACTGTGAGCTATTTATTATGGGCGGGTTAGCTGCATTACGCACGGGACCAACAGCACGAAATTTATCCGGCGCAAGGGCAATCAGCGATCGCATCGTTCCTGCTCTAGCAAAGTCTAGCTTAGCCTTAAGCTGGGCGTTGCAGAATAGAAGCATAAATTAG
- a CDS encoding GTP-binding protein, producing the protein MQTLEITLVTGSSGAGKTTWIQQQIRPIADTAIYLSLGSDETAIDATYLAAEIPGLTVLPVTHLANFSEQPPDKHVIYLELGFHVDLTSLILPDKMVVHRRVAVLPPGTRHPECHDWADLVVTGVKTSVALQQPHLWRSVLSGQVLDLASLNTFWYELTHGAYGTIQRAKGIFDVADGRSLYFDFVAGLPETTHLELNLPLWLNGRPDRFSGIEVVGEMLDQEAIAQTIKECCLNDQAIAYYQQQIKDSLEPGDEVA; encoded by the coding sequence ATGCAAACTTTGGAGATTACCCTCGTTACGGGATCCTCTGGTGCGGGTAAAACCACCTGGATACAGCAGCAGATTCGTCCGATTGCCGATACCGCAATCTATCTCAGTTTAGGTTCGGATGAAACGGCGATCGATGCGACTTATTTAGCGGCTGAAATTCCTGGACTCACAGTATTGCCTGTTACCCATCTAGCCAACTTTTCAGAACAGCCTCCAGACAAACATGTCATCTATCTGGAATTAGGATTTCATGTTGATTTAACCTCGCTCATTTTACCCGACAAGATGGTAGTCCACCGCCGAGTGGCAGTTCTGCCACCGGGAACTCGACACCCAGAATGCCATGATTGGGCAGATCTTGTGGTAACGGGTGTTAAGACGAGCGTAGCATTACAACAACCTCATCTTTGGCGTTCTGTTTTGTCGGGACAGGTACTTGACCTGGCAAGTCTGAATACTTTCTGGTATGAACTGACCCATGGAGCGTATGGCACCATTCAGCGCGCAAAAGGTATCTTTGATGTCGCTGATGGGCGATCGCTCTATTTTGATTTTGTAGCAGGACTTCCTGAAACAACCCATTTAGAACTGAATCTCCCTCTTTGGCTGAATGGCAGACCGGATCGTTTCAGTGGCATCGAAGTTGTAGGGGAAATGTTAGATCAAGAAGCAATTGCTCAAACAATCAAGGAGTGCTGCTTAAATGATCAGGCAATTGCCTACTATCAGCAACAAATTAAAGACTCATTAGAACCAGGAGATGAAGTAGCATGA
- the minD gene encoding septum site-determining protein MinD encodes MSRIIVITSGKGGVGKTTTTANLGMALAKRHHKVAVIDADFGLRNLDLLLGLENRVVYTAVDVLAGQCRLEQALVKDKRHPNLVLLPAAQNRTKDAVKPDQMKKLAMALTKVYEYVLVDCPAGIESGFQNAIAAAQEALIVTTPEIAAVRDADRVIGLLEANGIRKIHLIVNRIRPAMVQANDMMSIEDVKEILAVPLIGVVPDDEKVIVSTNKGEPLVIAETPSMAGTALNNIARRLEGEKVDFLDLTPTNDGFFSKLKKVLNTKLF; translated from the coding sequence ATGAGTCGGATTATTGTCATCACCTCTGGAAAAGGAGGGGTGGGTAAGACCACCACGACAGCCAACCTGGGTATGGCTCTGGCAAAGCGCCATCACAAGGTAGCTGTGATCGATGCAGATTTTGGTCTGCGTAACCTGGATCTGCTGCTGGGTCTGGAAAACCGGGTGGTTTACACCGCAGTAGATGTGCTGGCAGGCCAGTGTCGGTTAGAGCAGGCACTGGTTAAAGATAAGCGCCATCCCAACCTGGTCTTGTTGCCTGCCGCCCAAAACCGCACCAAGGATGCTGTCAAACCAGACCAGATGAAAAAGCTGGCAATGGCGCTGACTAAGGTTTATGAGTATGTTCTGGTAGATTGTCCAGCGGGAATTGAGTCCGGGTTTCAGAACGCGATCGCCGCCGCCCAAGAAGCCCTGATTGTCACCACCCCTGAAATTGCGGCTGTACGAGATGCTGATCGCGTCATCGGGTTGCTGGAAGCAAATGGCATCCGAAAAATTCATCTAATTGTCAATCGCATCCGTCCGGCTATGGTGCAGGCAAACGACATGATGTCGATTGAAGATGTGAAGGAAATTTTAGCCGTTCCCCTGATTGGGGTAGTGCCTGACGATGAGAAAGTGATCGTCTCGACCAACAAAGGTGAACCCCTGGTCATTGCCGAAACTCCTTCAATGGCAGGGACCGCTTTGAACAATATTGCCCGTCGCCTTGAAGGAGAGAAGGTAGACTTTCTCGACCTCACCCCAACCAATGATGGCTTCTTTTCAAAACTTAAAAAAGTGCTGAATACCAAGCTGTTTTAG
- the rpmF gene encoding 50S ribosomal protein L32: MEKLSSNIHQSTTMAVPKKKTSKSKRDMRKATWKRKANLQAQKALSLGKSILTGRAEGFIYPQDEDEDEE, translated from the coding sequence ATGGAAAAGTTGTCGAGCAATATCCACCAATCCACCACAATGGCAGTTCCTAAGAAGAAAACCTCAAAGTCCAAACGTGATATGCGTAAGGCAACCTGGAAACGGAAAGCCAATCTCCAGGCTCAAAAAGCACTCTCTCTGGGCAAATCGATCCTGACCGGGCGGGCTGAAGGCTTCATTTACCCTCAAGATGAAGATGAAGACGAAGAGTAA
- a CDS encoding SH3 domain-containing protein, with product MSLATGGCELLRSIDRNLQPPPSPGTTPGVSESPVTPVSPSPAGRAAVLSGLSEGSQINIRSQPNMQAAVIYYGTVGDRVHVIQQQQDSNRKTWYYVTFDDANAKGWVYGTLIRFLDSVSTPAPDTNTPIDTDTALRRCRSQAEAELPGTRIQVSQGWLNPDGSYVINWSASNGAYGTCTVDANGWVVSFANTYEQDGPPSYSITPAALRGCENRVARELGLSLYDVNVQEASAYRDGTFGVNWWTTTGQSGFCRVTRNGSVLSFIKNDQPSARQIALDRCRERVRRAYPDAQIEVSLDPRERSRNYKVIWSTNTGEEGYCRINQNGTLYEFVDYSKGNGNTGETRCFGNIFSDTAFTVLARDNQFRRAEFRNRQTGYRSIAYLSNAGATEQGQPIYRGRLTGFPAAEITVIDRSGGNPGPGTEISLAYDREWAKGRCR from the coding sequence TTGAGTTTGGCAACTGGCGGCTGTGAATTATTGCGATCCATTGATCGGAATCTTCAGCCGCCCCCTTCTCCTGGAACCACCCCTGGGGTTAGTGAATCTCCAGTTACCCCGGTCAGCCCTTCCCCCGCTGGTCGAGCGGCAGTTCTTTCTGGGCTATCGGAAGGGAGTCAAATCAATATTCGCAGCCAGCCAAACATGCAGGCGGCTGTCATCTACTATGGGACGGTGGGCGATCGCGTCCATGTTATACAGCAACAGCAAGACAGCAATCGCAAAACCTGGTATTACGTTACCTTTGATGATGCCAATGCAAAGGGCTGGGTCTATGGCACCCTGATCCGATTTCTGGATAGTGTTTCTACACCAGCGCCCGATACGAACACCCCAATCGACACTGACACTGCCCTTCGTCGCTGCCGCAGTCAGGCTGAAGCAGAACTGCCAGGGACTCGAATTCAAGTGTCCCAGGGCTGGCTCAACCCGGATGGTAGCTATGTCATCAACTGGTCGGCCAGTAATGGTGCTTATGGCACCTGTACGGTCGATGCCAATGGCTGGGTGGTGTCCTTCGCCAACACCTACGAACAGGATGGTCCACCCAGCTATTCGATTACCCCGGCTGCATTGCGGGGATGTGAAAATCGGGTAGCGCGGGAATTAGGCTTATCCCTGTATGACGTCAATGTCCAGGAAGCCTCTGCCTATCGGGATGGCACCTTTGGAGTGAATTGGTGGACAACTACAGGGCAGTCAGGGTTCTGTCGGGTGACCCGCAATGGAAGTGTGCTCTCGTTCATCAAAAATGACCAGCCTTCAGCCAGGCAGATTGCTCTGGATCGCTGCCGCGAGCGGGTTCGACGGGCATACCCCGATGCCCAGATTGAAGTTTCCCTGGACCCACGCGAACGCAGTCGAAATTACAAAGTCATCTGGTCTACGAATACTGGCGAAGAGGGTTACTGTCGGATTAACCAGAATGGCACCCTGTATGAGTTTGTCGATTACTCAAAAGGCAATGGGAACACCGGGGAAACCCGTTGTTTTGGCAATATTTTTAGTGATACGGCCTTTACGGTCCTGGCTCGTGACAACCAGTTCAGACGAGCAGAATTCAGGAACCGCCAAACGGGCTACCGGTCCATTGCCTATTTAAGTAATGCCGGAGCAACAGAGCAGGGACAACCCATCTACCGGGGACGGCTCACAGGTTTTCCTGCCGCTGAAATTACCGTCATCGATCGATCAGGTGGCAATCCTGGTCCTGGGACTGAAATTTCCCTCGCCTATGACCGGGAATGGGCAAAGGGAAGATGCCGATAA
- a CDS encoding FAD/NAD(P)-binding protein: MPDAVFALPDFIDLAIVGAGPHALTLVTHLLQKKKSMRGRFPVFDPSGTWMSRWNHQFAALEIPHLRSPAVHQPDPDPHALRTFAESRPHELFPPYDLPGTQLFQDFCQDVIRRWQLEHCVYPAQVEQIQPLKGRRQSQFCLELSTRQMVIARRVVIANGGGIPQLPAWVSQIRSCSRLVVLG, encoded by the coding sequence ATGCCTGATGCCGTGTTTGCGCTGCCAGACTTCATTGACCTGGCGATTGTCGGGGCAGGCCCCCACGCGCTAACGTTGGTGACCCACCTCTTGCAGAAGAAAAAATCGATGCGGGGACGGTTTCCCGTCTTCGACCCTAGCGGCACCTGGATGAGTCGCTGGAATCACCAATTCGCCGCATTGGAAATTCCTCACCTCAGATCGCCAGCAGTCCATCAACCCGATCCCGATCCTCACGCCCTGCGTACCTTTGCCGAATCTCGCCCCCACGAACTGTTTCCCCCCTACGACCTGCCGGGAACTCAATTGTTTCAAGACTTTTGCCAGGATGTGATCCGGCGCTGGCAGTTGGAGCATTGCGTGTATCCAGCTCAAGTTGAACAGATTCAACCTTTGAAAGGTCGGCGTCAATCCCAATTTTGTCTGGAATTATCTACCAGACAAATGGTCATCGCCCGTCGAGTCGTCATTGCTAACGGGGGAGGGATCCCTCAGCTTCCAGCCTGGGTCAGTCAGATTCGGTCGTGTTCTAGACTTGTTGTTTTAGGTTAG
- a CDS encoding phage holin family protein, translated as MGGFLIAFLITAVVTAISLMIISKIPFLGVEVDSAGKALISGIVFGILNGLLGWLGGSFILNVLTLGILWLIVNTLIFGLSARIVEGFRLRNGILSAVLGAIALSIVNGFLFWILGAVGLFQVS; from the coding sequence ATGGGTGGCTTTCTTATTGCCTTTCTGATCACCGCCGTGGTGACAGCGATCAGTTTGATGATTATCTCCAAAATCCCCTTTTTGGGCGTGGAGGTAGATAGTGCTGGCAAAGCCCTGATCTCTGGTATCGTTTTCGGAATTTTGAATGGGTTGCTGGGCTGGCTTGGTGGCTCATTTATTCTTAATGTCCTGACCCTGGGCATACTCTGGCTGATTGTGAATACCCTGATCTTTGGTCTTTCTGCTCGTATCGTAGAGGGGTTTCGGCTCCGAAACGGGATCTTGAGTGCGGTTTTGGGGGCGATCGCCTTGAGTATTGTGAACGGCTTCCTGTTCTGGATTCTGGGCGCAGTTGGGCTGTTCCAGGTTAGCTGA
- a CDS encoding SCO5389 family protein — protein MSLNVSETLVQQAAVGEVDERVFVETIRQSLPYAWGIVEKLAYSLYQEGEEWANYGVAPPNEQAWGQLLRMVGGDAIRGAVERHFNVKLAFQNCHILAAFRPDQLNSEAYLEFTSIRSQILNQTPELKDC, from the coding sequence ATGTCTTTGAATGTCAGTGAAACTCTGGTTCAACAGGCAGCAGTGGGTGAGGTAGATGAGCGAGTTTTTGTCGAAACCATTCGGCAATCCCTACCCTATGCTTGGGGCATCGTTGAAAAACTGGCTTACAGTCTGTATCAAGAAGGTGAGGAGTGGGCAAACTATGGGGTTGCTCCACCCAATGAACAGGCGTGGGGACAATTGCTGCGGATGGTGGGCGGCGATGCGATTCGGGGGGCAGTCGAGCGTCACTTTAACGTGAAGTTAGCGTTTCAAAACTGTCACATCCTGGCAGCCTTTCGCCCGGATCAGCTTAATTCAGAGGCTTATCTCGAGTTTACTTCTATACGCAGTCAAATCTTAAACCAGACGCCTGAGCTAAAAGACTGTTAG
- a CDS encoding IS1 family transposase (programmed frameshift), which yields MVLEPIHCPVCDGIEVIKHGTTPDGKQRYFCQNSGCHRRTFILQYTYQGYLPEVKQQISDMAMNGSGIRDTARVLHISPTTVIEELKKDRQLKAVNELKLAELEPAQSIVKLCQWEDTEAEADEMWSFVQSKAQQRWLWHAIDHHSGKILAYVLATHQDEAFLQLKALLEPFGIMQFYTDGWGTYERQLDPSLHTVGKQNTQKIERKHLTLRTRLKRLARKTICFSKSILMHDIVIGLFINRYEFGFAI from the exons ATGGTATTAGAACCAATTCACTGCCCTGTGTGTGATGGGATTGAGGTGATCAAACACGGCACAACACCAGACGGCAAACAGCGCTACTTTTGTCAAAACTCAGGATGCCATCGGCGCACCTTTATTTTGCAATACACCTATCAAGGGTATCTGCCTGAAGTCAAGCAACAAATCAGCGATATGGCAATGAATGGGAGTGGGATTCGAGACACTGCCCGTGTCCTTCACATTAGTCCAACGACGGTGATTGAGGAATTA AAAAAAGATCGTCAACTCAAAGCCGTGAATGAACTCAAACTGGCTGAGTTGGAACCCGCTCAAAGCATCGTAAAGCTTTGCCAGTGGGAAGATACAGAGGCAGAAGCCGATGAAATGTGGAGTTTTGTCCAGTCTAAAGCCCAGCAACGTTGGTTATGGCATGCAATTGACCATCACAGTGGAAAAATATTAGCTTATGTGTTGGCGACGCATCAAGATGAAGCATTCCTCCAACTCAAAGCGTTATTAGAACCGTTTGGAATTATGCAGTTTTACACAGATGGTTGGGGAACCTATGAGCGGCAGCTTGACCCAAGTCTTCATACCGTTGGCAAACAGAACACGCAGAAGATTGAGCGTAAGCATTTGACTTTACGCACGCGCTTGAAGCGATTAGCTCGCAAAACTATTTGCTTTTCTAAGTCCATTCTGATGCATGACATTGTGATTGGGCTATTTATTAACCGTTATGAGTTTGGTTTTGCTATCTAA
- the minE gene encoding cell division topological specificity factor MinE, with product MLLDFLERLFFRSEDHSRQQVKNRLKLVLAHDRTDIAPEALDAMRREILAVVSRYVELDTEAMEFSLESNQRATALIANLPIRRVHARLEPVDISFPEPEPSVIDLSLDLAPLEFEPDLENKSPEIEAAGCGEVESGGVAPNPSQSESLPFE from the coding sequence ATGTTGCTTGATTTCCTTGAACGCCTGTTTTTCCGCTCCGAAGATCACAGCCGCCAGCAGGTGAAAAACCGTCTCAAGCTGGTTCTGGCACACGATCGCACAGATATTGCGCCGGAGGCTCTGGATGCGATGCGGAGGGAAATTCTAGCAGTGGTTTCTCGTTATGTGGAACTGGATACTGAGGCAATGGAGTTTTCCCTGGAAAGCAATCAGCGCGCAACGGCATTAATTGCCAATTTACCCATTCGTCGGGTTCATGCCAGACTAGAACCCGTGGATATCAGTTTCCCTGAACCAGAACCTTCAGTCATCGATCTCTCACTGGATCTTGCCCCCCTGGAATTTGAACCCGATTTAGAAAATAAGTCCCCTGAAATTGAGGCAGCCGGGTGCGGGGAGGTAGAGTCTGGTGGTGTTGCTCCCAATCCGTCTCAATCGGAATCGCTCCCTTTTGAGTAG
- a CDS encoding transposase has translation MRCPECGSTDIRKNDRKPGEKNHICIGCGRQFTDLYDPLQGHPKPYFLRLKPGLMLALRCTNTWGSPHTGAIPSSGTPYRRRYKNEFNLEQEAFPLKKLGVADFGYELSVV, from the coding sequence ATACGGTGCCCGGAATGTGGCTCCACTGATATCCGTAAGAATGACAGGAAACCAGGTGAAAAAAATCACATCTGTATTGGTTGTGGTCGTCAATTCACTGACCTCTATGACCCTCTGCAAGGACATCCAAAACCGTACTTCCTACGATTGAAGCCCGGCCTAATGCTTGCGTTGCGTTGTACCAATACATGGGGGTCTCCCCATACAGGGGCAATCCCTTCATCGGGCACCCCGTATCGCCGTAGGTATAAAAATGAATTCAACTTGGAACAAGAGGCTTTTCCCCTGAAAAAGTTGGGCGTTGCTGATTTCGGGTATGAATTGAGCGTTGTATGA
- a CDS encoding sulfite oxidase-like oxidoreductase yields the protein MPGKFFQKPGDELRDRVPPGQHLAKGFPVLTYGDTPQVAQSDWQFKVWGLVQEEKTFTWDDLMAMPQTHFTADFHCVTTWSKLDVQWTGVRVTDFVRTLEIDPRAVHVMEHCYGGYTTNIALDDFLREENFFAHTLFGDPLPVEHGGPLRLVVPHLYAWKSAKWINGLEFLSQMELGFWERNGYHHRGEPWAEERYSIL from the coding sequence ATGCCGGGTAAGTTTTTTCAAAAGCCAGGGGATGAGTTGCGCGATCGCGTTCCCCCTGGTCAGCATCTGGCAAAGGGATTTCCTGTCCTGACCTATGGCGATACGCCTCAGGTCGCACAGTCGGATTGGCAATTCAAAGTCTGGGGACTGGTCCAGGAGGAAAAAACCTTTACCTGGGATGACTTGATGGCAATGCCCCAGACCCATTTCACCGCTGACTTTCACTGCGTCACGACATGGTCAAAGCTCGATGTGCAGTGGACAGGGGTTCGTGTGACTGATTTTGTGCGCACTCTGGAAATCGATCCCCGGGCCGTGCATGTGATGGAGCACTGCTATGGGGGTTACACTACCAACATTGCCCTGGATGACTTCCTCCGGGAGGAAAACTTTTTTGCCCATACGCTGTTTGGGGACCCCCTACCTGTGGAGCACGGTGGTCCTCTGCGTCTGGTTGTCCCCCATCTCTATGCCTGGAAGAGCGCCAAATGGATTAACGGGTTGGAGTTTCTCAGCCAGATGGAACTGGGGTTTTGGGAGCGGAACGGCTATCACCACCGGGGTGAACCTTGGGCTGAAGAGCGCTACAGCATTCTGTGA